One stretch of Siphonobacter curvatus DNA includes these proteins:
- a CDS encoding M56 family metallopeptidase, protein MDYLLKSILCSILFVLIYKILLERETLFVFNRFYLLMSLVASLAIPLLTIELNNPEVIPATEVVYQLTGNEVNRPLITVEKQAITFEQYAWLVYALVTGILAIRFLKNVLAVVWKIRKSTVIKGSVKVVLLDNDELPYSFMNYVFVSKRSYQNQEIESQIWQHELAHIRQRHTWDILFMELVQVCWWFNPAVYVYQKMIRMNHEYLADHAVLSIDPEVKKYQHLLLSKVSQGLFLTSSFNYVTTKKRLLMMTKMTSRFQRLIRQVSLIPMLILTIALFSKVEYAGAQTEQPAVQVPSTPKGVSNELLREYEAITKRMYKPMDNGFRRYNLSKVEEERVISIYHQMSKEQQDKQKIVVYYLPPLKKERPTAKELEIWKNPKMSGVWIDDKRVANEELNKYKPEDFSYASVSKLYKNAANYGKHYYQVDLMTNRAYDEYLKEETKNPTYMVRERRTWSKPAK, encoded by the coding sequence ATGGACTATCTCCTGAAGTCTATACTCTGCTCCATCCTGTTCGTATTGATCTACAAAATATTGCTGGAACGGGAGACCCTGTTTGTGTTCAATCGTTTCTATTTACTGATGAGTCTAGTAGCCTCCTTAGCGATTCCATTACTGACGATAGAATTGAACAACCCGGAGGTAATTCCCGCAACAGAAGTAGTATACCAATTGACTGGCAACGAAGTAAATAGGCCGTTGATAACGGTTGAAAAGCAAGCTATTACGTTCGAACAGTATGCATGGTTAGTATATGCCCTAGTTACGGGTATACTCGCCATTCGCTTTCTGAAAAATGTACTGGCCGTTGTATGGAAAATCAGGAAATCAACGGTAATCAAGGGTTCAGTAAAAGTTGTTTTACTGGATAATGATGAATTGCCTTACAGTTTCATGAATTACGTTTTCGTCAGTAAACGTAGCTATCAAAATCAGGAAATAGAATCACAGATCTGGCAACACGAATTAGCCCATATCCGGCAGCGGCACACCTGGGATATTTTGTTTATGGAGTTAGTACAGGTATGCTGGTGGTTTAATCCGGCGGTGTATGTCTATCAAAAAATGATCCGGATGAATCATGAATACTTAGCGGATCATGCGGTCTTATCCATCGATCCGGAAGTAAAAAAGTACCAGCATTTATTACTGAGTAAAGTGAGTCAAGGTTTATTTCTTACCAGCTCGTTTAATTATGTAACCACGAAAAAAAGACTACTCATGATGACAAAAATGACTTCCCGGTTTCAACGCTTAATCAGACAGGTTAGTCTGATTCCAATGCTCATACTTACAATTGCTTTGTTCAGTAAAGTGGAATACGCAGGGGCTCAGACCGAGCAACCAGCGGTTCAGGTACCCTCAACACCAAAAGGTGTTTCTAACGAATTGCTGAGAGAGTATGAAGCTATTACGAAACGAATGTATAAGCCTATGGATAATGGCTTCCGCCGTTACAATTTGTCAAAAGTCGAGGAAGAACGAGTCATCTCGATTTATCATCAGATGAGTAAAGAACAGCAGGACAAGCAAAAAATTGTTGTATACTATCTGCCTCCACTTAAAAAAGAAAGGCCAACCGCAAAAGAATTGGAAATTTGGAAAAATCCTAAAATGAGTGGCGTATGGATAGATGATAAACGCGTTGCTAATGAAGAATTGAATAAGTATAAACCAGAAGATTTTTCATATGCTTCTGTAAGTAAATTATATAAAAATGCAGCTAATTACGGGAAACATTATTATCAGGTCGATCTAATGACCAACCGTGCGTATGACGAGTATCTGAAAGAAGAGACAAAGAACCCGACTTATATGGTTCGCGAAAGAAGAACGTGGAGTAAACCAGCCAAATAA